The Urbifossiella limnaea genome has a window encoding:
- the polA gene encoding DNA polymerase I encodes MSDTPPAGSLYLLDAHGLIYQMFHGIGPMSAPDGRPTNAVFGVTRALMSLYDRGADYLIATWDRGGKTFREELAPEYKAHRDPPPADLTVQEPMVDQVLDAMRIPFLSADGFEADDVMATLASEGAARGLSVYICSSDKDLRQCLGSQVKILNLRKAEEMDAAGLMATWGVRPEQVIDFQALVGDAVDNVPGVPGVGPKTAAKWLQQYPTLADVVAHADELPGGPKARAALKEAVANGNLERSKKLVTLDTRVPLPMEWDTWRRRDWDGQKLLELFHEFGFRGFAERVRKTMTAGGAARNAAILEDAGLASQPTAVKAAAHAGRPKVAKPTGPSLFDAIDNDGPVVPPPPPADNWTGEYTLIDTPVKFAGFLTDLSKQPRFVFDLETTSFEPRRADIVGYAISWEEGKAYYVPVRGPAEDQVLDPDSVLAALKPLFENPAVKKVNQNIKYDLLVLRQAGVRLAGVAGDPMVAHYLLHAGERSHGLDDLTRNYFGHENIPISDLIGKGKKQIGMAQVRTAKVAAYAGEDADAALRLANRLEPEIDQGGLRTLYETLELPLIDVLAELEFNGVRLDVPFLAKLSKEMEGQLATTETDIYALAGKPFNIGSPKQLREILFDEMKLPVQKRTDTTGEPSTDQESLERLAALGHALPTKIIEHRQIAKLKGTYVDALPALVNPSTGRVHTSFNQTVAATGRLSSSDPNLQNVPSRTEQGRQIRQAFLPPDGWLILTADYSQVELRLLANFTSDDALQQAFAADKDVHAIVAAQIFNVPEAEVTKAQRGVAKTVNFGVLYGMSGTGLAARLGISRAEADQFIDSYFDRYPKVLQYQTDLLNKARQTGYVGTLLGRRRRFDPSAIRPRSSYQQRSTAEREAINMEIQGSAADLMKLALLGVHRRLSESRLRAHLLLTVHDELVLEVHPDDLRPVVDLVRTEMSGAMSLNVPLKVDVAAGPNWLDVSSVK; translated from the coding sequence ATGTCGGACACCCCGCCGGCGGGCAGCCTGTACCTGCTGGACGCCCACGGCCTCATCTACCAGATGTTCCACGGGATCGGCCCGATGTCCGCCCCGGACGGCCGGCCGACGAATGCCGTTTTCGGCGTCACGCGGGCGCTGATGTCGCTTTACGACCGCGGGGCCGACTACCTTATCGCCACCTGGGACCGCGGCGGCAAAACCTTCCGCGAGGAACTGGCCCCGGAGTACAAGGCCCACCGCGACCCACCGCCGGCCGACCTGACCGTCCAGGAGCCGATGGTGGATCAGGTGCTCGACGCGATGCGCATCCCGTTCCTGTCGGCCGACGGGTTTGAGGCCGACGACGTGATGGCGACGCTGGCGTCGGAAGGTGCGGCGCGCGGGCTGTCGGTCTACATCTGCTCCTCGGACAAGGACCTGCGGCAGTGTCTCGGTTCGCAGGTGAAGATCCTCAACCTCCGCAAGGCGGAGGAGATGGATGCCGCCGGCCTGATGGCGACCTGGGGCGTGCGGCCGGAGCAGGTCATCGACTTTCAGGCACTCGTCGGCGACGCCGTCGACAACGTCCCCGGCGTGCCCGGCGTCGGCCCCAAGACCGCGGCCAAGTGGCTGCAGCAGTATCCGACGCTGGCCGATGTGGTGGCGCACGCCGACGAACTCCCCGGTGGCCCGAAGGCGCGCGCGGCTCTGAAGGAGGCCGTGGCCAACGGCAACCTGGAGCGGTCGAAGAAGCTCGTGACACTTGACACGCGGGTGCCGCTGCCGATGGAGTGGGACACCTGGCGGCGCCGCGACTGGGACGGGCAGAAGTTGCTGGAATTGTTTCACGAGTTCGGCTTCCGCGGCTTCGCCGAACGTGTCCGCAAGACGATGACCGCCGGCGGCGCCGCCCGCAACGCGGCTATCCTCGAAGACGCTGGCCTCGCTTCACAACCGACCGCTGTGAAGGCAGCCGCACACGCCGGTCGTCCGAAGGTGGCGAAGCCCACCGGCCCGTCACTGTTCGATGCCATCGACAACGACGGCCCCGTCGTGCCGCCCCCGCCGCCGGCCGACAATTGGACAGGCGAGTACACCCTGATTGACACACCCGTCAAATTCGCCGGCTTCCTCACGGACCTGTCGAAGCAGCCGCGGTTCGTCTTCGACCTGGAGACGACCAGCTTCGAACCGCGCCGTGCGGACATCGTCGGTTACGCAATCTCGTGGGAGGAAGGGAAGGCGTACTACGTTCCCGTTCGCGGCCCCGCCGAGGATCAGGTGCTCGACCCGGACAGCGTGCTGGCAGCGCTGAAGCCGCTGTTCGAGAACCCGGCGGTGAAGAAGGTCAACCAGAACATCAAGTACGACCTGCTCGTGCTGCGGCAGGCCGGCGTACGGCTCGCGGGCGTCGCCGGCGACCCGATGGTCGCCCACTACCTGCTCCACGCCGGCGAGCGGAGCCACGGTTTGGACGACCTGACGCGGAACTACTTCGGCCACGAAAACATCCCGATCAGCGACCTGATCGGCAAGGGGAAGAAGCAGATCGGCATGGCCCAGGTCCGCACCGCGAAGGTGGCCGCTTACGCCGGCGAGGACGCCGACGCCGCATTGCGCCTGGCCAACCGCCTCGAACCCGAGATCGATCAGGGCGGGTTGCGCACCCTCTACGAGACGCTGGAACTACCTCTGATCGACGTGCTGGCCGAACTCGAGTTCAACGGCGTGCGGCTGGACGTGCCGTTCCTGGCGAAGCTGTCGAAGGAGATGGAGGGGCAACTGGCGACGACCGAGACGGACATCTACGCACTGGCCGGGAAGCCGTTCAACATCGGCTCGCCGAAGCAACTGCGGGAGATCCTCTTCGACGAGATGAAGCTGCCCGTGCAGAAGCGGACCGACACCACGGGCGAGCCGAGCACGGATCAGGAGTCACTCGAACGACTCGCGGCCCTCGGGCACGCGCTGCCGACCAAGATCATCGAGCACCGCCAGATCGCAAAGCTGAAGGGCACGTACGTGGACGCCCTGCCGGCGCTCGTGAACCCGAGCACCGGCCGCGTCCACACCTCATTCAACCAGACGGTCGCGGCCACGGGCCGGCTCAGCTCGTCGGACCCGAACCTGCAAAACGTTCCCTCCCGGACGGAGCAGGGCCGACAGATTCGGCAGGCGTTCCTGCCACCGGACGGGTGGCTGATCCTGACCGCCGACTACTCGCAGGTCGAGCTCCGGCTGCTGGCAAACTTCACAAGCGACGATGCACTCCAGCAGGCATTCGCCGCGGACAAGGACGTTCACGCCATCGTCGCGGCCCAGATTTTCAACGTGCCCGAAGCCGAGGTGACGAAGGCGCAGCGCGGCGTGGCGAAGACCGTGAATTTCGGCGTCCTCTACGGAATGAGCGGTACCGGCCTTGCGGCCCGCCTCGGGATCAGCCGTGCCGAGGCGGACCAGTTCATCGACTCGTACTTCGACCGCTACCCGAAGGTGCTTCAGTACCAGACGGACCTGTTGAATAAGGCCCGGCAGACGGGCTACGTCGGCACGCTGCTGGGCCGGCGTCGGCGCTTCGACCCGAGCGCGATCCGCCCGCGGTCGAGCTACCAGCAGCGCTCGACGGCCGAGCGCGAGGCGATCAACATGGAGATCCAGGGGAGCGCCGCCGACCTCATGAAGTTAGCGCTCCTCGGCGTCCACCGCCGGCTGTCCGAGAGCCGGTTGCGCGCACACCTGTTGCTGACAGTCCACGACGAATTGGTTCTTGAGGTTCACCCGGACGACCTAAGACCGGTGGTCGATTTGGTGCGCACGGAGATGTCCGGGGCGATGAGCCTGAACGTACCACTGAAGGTAGACGTCGCGGCCGGACCGAACTGGCTAGACGTTTCGAGTGTCAAGTAA
- the coaE gene encoding dephospho-CoA kinase (Dephospho-CoA kinase (CoaE) performs the final step in coenzyme A biosynthesis.), which yields MSRWRHGPKPVIGLVGGIGAGKSTAARLLTARGGIMVDADALGHDALEQPDIRQSIIRLFGDHSSIIRPDGRIDRRAVGRIVFQKNDARRALEAVVLPYIRVRAEAALAAAQADPAARFVVLDAAVMLEAGWDGVCDKVVYVDAPREQRLARVAARSGWSEEELAAREAAQWPAERKMAAAHAVVVNDAGPEELGRRLDELLRHWGIPAG from the coding sequence ATGTCTCGGTGGCGGCACGGACCGAAGCCGGTAATCGGGCTCGTCGGCGGTATCGGCGCTGGCAAGAGTACTGCCGCGCGCTTGCTCACCGCCCGGGGTGGCATTATGGTGGACGCCGACGCCCTTGGGCACGACGCCCTCGAACAACCAGATATTCGACAGTCTATTATACGTCTTTTCGGCGATCATTCGAGCATCATTCGCCCTGACGGCCGGATCGACCGCCGCGCAGTAGGCCGGATCGTTTTCCAAAAAAATGACGCACGCCGTGCCCTGGAAGCGGTTGTGCTTCCGTATATCCGGGTGCGGGCCGAGGCGGCGCTCGCCGCAGCACAGGCCGACCCCGCCGCCCGGTTCGTCGTTCTGGACGCCGCTGTGATGCTAGAAGCCGGCTGGGACGGGGTTTGCGACAAGGTCGTCTACGTGGACGCCCCTCGCGAGCAGCGGCTGGCCCGGGTCGCAGCCCGAAGCGGCTGGAGCGAAGAAGAACTGGCAGCACGCGAAGCCGCGCAGTGGCCGGCCGAGCGTAAAATGGCCGCGGCACACGCCGTGGTTGTCAACGACGCCGGGCCTGAGGAGCTCGGCCGCAGGTTGGATGAGTTGCTTCGTCACTGGGGGATACCGGCCGGCTAA
- the rho gene encoding transcription termination factor Rho, which produces MPTNTPHSAGPEPDDEFGAGIVERSPAPARPPVDTREHGFDAETNSRYEEIKRGNTFITQLQHMTVAQLQAAAREDGIAKEDMVGLKKQDLIFLIIKARVKQNGLMIGEGTLEVLPDAFGFLRSPDYNYLPCPDDIYISPSQIRRFGLRTGSVVAGQVRPPKENERYFALLRVEAINYQDPDLLTHKTVFDDLTPLHPDQRLRLETTPDELDMRVIDLVAPIGKGQRGVIVAPPRTGKTVLLQKMANAIIKNHPDSYVIVLLIDERPEEVTDMSRTVIGERVEVVSSTFDEPPERHIQVSEMVIEKAKRLVEYGTDVVILLDSITRLARAYNTASPGSGKLLSGGLDATALHKPKRFFGAARNIEEGGSLTILATALVDTGSKMDEVIFEEFKGTGNMEVHLDRRMVDRRVYPAVDINRSGTRKEELLRTEDELRLVDMMHKVLADMNPVEAMDLLLKQLGKHKTNADFLASMTQGG; this is translated from the coding sequence ATGCCCACCAACACACCCCACTCCGCCGGCCCCGAGCCGGACGACGAATTCGGTGCCGGGATCGTGGAGCGGTCGCCGGCCCCGGCCCGACCGCCTGTCGACACCCGCGAGCACGGATTCGACGCCGAAACGAACTCGCGGTATGAGGAGATCAAGCGCGGCAACACGTTCATCACCCAACTCCAGCACATGACCGTGGCCCAACTCCAGGCCGCGGCGCGGGAGGACGGCATCGCGAAGGAGGACATGGTCGGCCTGAAGAAGCAAGACCTGATCTTCCTGATCATCAAGGCGCGGGTGAAGCAGAACGGTCTGATGATCGGCGAAGGGACGCTGGAGGTGCTGCCGGACGCCTTCGGGTTCCTCCGCAGCCCGGACTACAACTACCTCCCCTGCCCCGACGACATCTACATCTCGCCGAGCCAGATCCGCCGGTTCGGCCTCCGCACCGGCAGCGTCGTTGCCGGTCAGGTCCGCCCGCCGAAGGAGAACGAGCGCTACTTCGCCCTGCTGCGGGTCGAGGCGATCAACTACCAGGACCCCGACCTGCTGACGCACAAGACCGTCTTCGACGACTTGACGCCGCTCCACCCGGACCAGCGGCTCCGGCTCGAAACGACGCCGGACGAGTTGGACATGCGGGTGATCGACCTGGTGGCCCCGATCGGCAAGGGGCAGCGCGGCGTCATCGTGGCCCCGCCGCGGACCGGCAAGACGGTGCTTCTCCAGAAGATGGCAAACGCCATCATCAAAAACCACCCGGACAGCTACGTCATCGTCCTCCTCATCGACGAGCGGCCCGAGGAGGTGACGGACATGAGCCGCACCGTCATCGGGGAGCGGGTCGAGGTGGTGAGCAGCACGTTCGACGAGCCGCCGGAGCGGCACATCCAGGTCAGCGAGATGGTGATCGAGAAGGCGAAGCGGCTGGTGGAGTACGGCACCGACGTGGTCATCCTGCTGGACAGCATCACCCGGCTGGCGCGGGCGTACAACACGGCATCGCCGGGCTCCGGGAAGTTGCTCTCGGGCGGTCTCGACGCGACCGCCCTGCACAAGCCGAAGCGGTTCTTCGGCGCAGCCCGGAACATTGAAGAGGGCGGCAGCCTCACCATCCTGGCCACGGCCCTTGTCGACACCGGCTCGAAGATGGACGAGGTGATCTTCGAGGAGTTCAAGGGCACGGGCAACATGGAGGTTCACCTCGACCGGCGGATGGTCGACCGCCGCGTCTACCCGGCCGTGGACATCAACCGCAGCGGCACCCGCAAAGAGGAACTGCTGCGGACGGAGGACGAGTTGCGGCTCGTCGACATGATGCACAAGGTCCTGGCGGACATGAACCCGGTGGAGGCGATGGACTTGCTGCTGAAGCAACTCGGGAAGCACAAGACGAACGCCGACTTCCTGGCGAGCATGACCCAGGGTGGCTAA
- a CDS encoding RNA polymerase sigma factor, which translates to MGSAVGLHQLIDEHYQGLYRYAYRLAGAAADAEDLTQEAFRKAIDRLPQLRDPDRAKAWLYRILRNAYLHRVRDAKRHRTVPLDAVGDFAERAPAEPPDIEPARLQEALDDLDEAFRTPLILFHFEEFSYADIAEQMGIPIGTVMSRIARGRAYLRTRLAPTAANGTHPPT; encoded by the coding sequence ATGGGCTCAGCTGTCGGCCTGCACCAGCTGATCGACGAGCACTATCAGGGGCTGTACCGCTACGCGTACCGCCTCGCCGGCGCAGCGGCCGACGCCGAAGACCTGACCCAGGAGGCCTTCCGCAAGGCGATCGACCGGCTGCCCCAGCTCCGCGACCCGGACCGTGCCAAGGCTTGGCTCTACCGCATCTTGCGGAACGCCTACCTGCACCGCGTCCGCGACGCCAAGCGGCACCGGACAGTTCCCCTTGACGCCGTGGGGGATTTCGCGGAGCGTGCGCCGGCGGAGCCACCGGACATCGAGCCGGCCCGGCTACAGGAGGCACTCGACGACCTGGACGAGGCGTTCCGTACGCCCCTGATTCTGTTCCATTTCGAGGAGTTCAGCTACGCCGACATCGCCGAGCAGATGGGTATTCCCATCGGCACCGTGATGTCCCGAATCGCCCGCGGGCGGGCTTACCTTCGCACACGGCTGGCGCCAACCGCCGCGAACGGCACCCACCCGCCGACCTGA
- a CDS encoding DUF3379 family protein, which translates to MDCRDAHYFLRLRRPGSDDLDPDAMASLDRHLACCPACAAAGRALAGFDAAVGRAMRAVPVPDGLRDQLFTEASVRRGAALRRRTFRLLAAAASVLVTCGLALGVYSAARPQADVAGMLAQGDELAMPQGAEKQISAFLKSQRLPEPPPLDPSLFIHAGTESVQGRDVPVLVFRERNGPGVAKVYAFRATSFKLDALREEQASHCSTKLYAHPAAGVTYVVVYTGMDLTPFLRGGGGTA; encoded by the coding sequence ATGGACTGCCGCGACGCTCACTACTTTCTGCGACTCCGCCGCCCCGGGTCCGACGACCTGGACCCGGACGCGATGGCTTCCCTCGACCGCCACTTGGCCTGTTGCCCGGCCTGTGCCGCGGCCGGTCGGGCGCTCGCCGGCTTCGACGCGGCAGTCGGCCGCGCCATGCGGGCCGTGCCGGTCCCCGACGGGTTGCGCGACCAGTTGTTCACTGAAGCTTCCGTCCGTCGCGGAGCCGCGCTGCGGCGTAGGACCTTCCGGTTGCTCGCCGCCGCCGCGTCGGTGTTGGTGACGTGCGGATTGGCGCTCGGCGTCTACTCCGCGGCGCGACCCCAGGCAGACGTTGCGGGGATGCTCGCCCAGGGCGACGAACTGGCGATGCCGCAGGGGGCTGAAAAGCAGATCTCGGCATTCCTGAAGTCTCAGCGGCTGCCGGAACCTCCCCCACTCGACCCGAGCCTGTTCATCCACGCCGGTACCGAGTCGGTGCAGGGTCGAGACGTACCGGTGCTCGTCTTCCGGGAGCGGAACGGCCCCGGGGTGGCGAAGGTGTACGCCTTCCGCGCCACGTCGTTCAAGTTGGACGCCCTCCGCGAGGAACAGGCGTCGCACTGCTCGACGAAATTGTACGCCCACCCAGCGGCCGGTGTCACCTACGTGGTCGTCTACACCGGCATGGACCTGACGCCGTTCCTCCGCGGCGGCGGCGGGACTGCCTGA
- a CDS encoding Rdx family protein — protein MRLRAEGRQFGGQGAHRVQAEASEPAADPVSRGGCFEVVVNGELVYSKLATGTFPAEDEVVNAVGERLK, from the coding sequence GTGAGGTTACGAGCCGAAGGCCGTCAGTTTGGCGGCCAAGGTGCTCACCGCGTACAAGCAGAAGCTTCTGAGCCTGCGGCTGATCCCGTCTCACGCGGCGGCTGCTTCGAGGTGGTCGTGAACGGCGAACTCGTCTACTCGAAGCTGGCGACCGGCACCTTCCCCGCCGAGGACGAAGTGGTGAATGCCGTCGGCGAGCGGCTCAAGTAA
- a CDS encoding response regulator transcription factor translates to MGVEPTIFVVDDDAGVSRALASAGALLGHPVRAFASAAEFLAAYDPAAPGCLVLDVKMPGMTGLELQRKLADDGVRLPVVMVSGHADVRIAVEAMTLGALTLLEKPFRLDELMAHLRTALARDAAARVAAERQDAAAARLAALTPKEREVLERIARGATNKDIAAELGLSVRAVEDRRARLMKKMDARSVADLVWVISATGDPGA, encoded by the coding sequence GTGGGTGTCGAGCCGACGATCTTCGTGGTGGACGACGACGCCGGCGTCAGCCGGGCGCTGGCCAGCGCCGGCGCGCTGCTCGGACACCCGGTGCGGGCGTTCGCGTCGGCGGCCGAGTTCCTCGCGGCGTACGACCCGGCCGCGCCCGGCTGCCTCGTGCTCGACGTCAAGATGCCGGGGATGACGGGCCTGGAACTGCAGCGAAAGCTGGCCGACGACGGCGTCCGGCTGCCGGTGGTCATGGTGAGCGGTCACGCCGACGTGCGGATCGCCGTGGAGGCGATGACGCTCGGGGCGCTGACGCTGTTGGAGAAGCCGTTCCGGCTCGACGAGTTGATGGCGCACCTGCGTACGGCGCTGGCCCGCGACGCGGCGGCGCGGGTCGCGGCGGAGCGGCAGGACGCTGCCGCGGCCCGGCTCGCGGCGCTGACGCCGAAGGAGCGCGAGGTGCTGGAGCGGATCGCCCGCGGGGCGACGAACAAGGACATCGCCGCCGAGCTGGGCCTGAGTGTGCGGGCTGTCGAAGACCGCCGGGCGCGGCTGATGAAGAAGATGGATGCCCGCTCGGTCGCGGATTTGGTGTGGGTCATCTCCGCAACCGGCGACCCCGGGGCGTAG
- a CDS encoding sensor histidine kinase: MPAAPRVAALALGLVLAVFITDLNLPLGVAAAVPYTFAVLLALRVPVPWFAPAIAALCGVLTVAKLHLHPERGTTEYWKVLVNRALALFSIGMTLFLGVLRRRAEDARRRAEEETREHLAALAHLDRLHSAGQLATGLAHEVNQPLAAIGLQAEVAVRLAAETAHGPALAACLEEIAAQSHRAGEIVNSLRRMTARGHPAPAALDVNEVVVGAVRVVEWEARRAGAAVSVQLKEPLPPVWGDRVQLEQVVFNLLMNAVQAVTEQAGPRDVRVETGAAADVVIVTVRDNGPGLGDDDPDRVFERFYTTKPGGMGVGLSISRAVVEGHGGKLWAANDPAGGAVFSFHLPADQRN; this comes from the coding sequence ATGCCCGCCGCTCCCCGGGTGGCCGCGCTCGCCCTCGGCCTGGTCTTGGCCGTGTTCATTACCGACCTGAACCTGCCGCTCGGCGTGGCGGCCGCAGTGCCGTACACGTTCGCCGTGTTACTGGCCCTCCGCGTCCCGGTCCCGTGGTTCGCGCCGGCAATCGCCGCTCTGTGCGGTGTTCTCACGGTGGCGAAACTGCACCTCCACCCCGAGCGCGGAACAACCGAGTACTGGAAGGTGCTCGTCAACCGCGCACTGGCCCTGTTCTCGATCGGCATGACGCTGTTCCTGGGCGTGCTGCGCCGTCGCGCGGAGGACGCCCGCCGCCGGGCCGAGGAGGAGACGCGCGAGCACCTGGCGGCGCTGGCCCACCTCGATCGACTACACTCCGCCGGGCAATTGGCGACCGGGCTGGCTCACGAGGTGAACCAGCCGCTCGCCGCGATCGGGCTCCAGGCGGAAGTGGCCGTCCGCCTCGCGGCGGAGACAGCCCACGGGCCGGCCCTTGCGGCGTGCCTCGAGGAGATCGCGGCGCAATCGCATCGGGCCGGCGAGATCGTAAACTCACTCCGGCGGATGACCGCGCGCGGTCACCCGGCCCCGGCCGCACTCGACGTGAACGAGGTCGTCGTCGGCGCCGTCCGCGTCGTCGAGTGGGAAGCCCGTCGTGCCGGGGCCGCCGTCTCCGTACAACTGAAAGAACCTCTCCCGCCCGTGTGGGGCGACCGCGTTCAGTTGGAGCAGGTCGTCTTCAACCTGCTGATGAACGCCGTCCAGGCGGTCACCGAGCAAGCCGGCCCGCGAGACGTTCGCGTCGAGACCGGGGCCGCGGCCGACGTGGTGATCGTGACCGTCCGCGACAACGGTCCCGGCCTCGGGGACGACGACCCGGACCGGGTGTTCGAGCGGTTCTACACGACGAAGCCGGGCGGCATGGGCGTCGGGCTGTCGATCAGCCGGGCGGTCGTGGAAGGGCACGGCGGAAAGCTGTGGGCCGCGAACGACCCGGCGGGCGGGGCGGTGTTCTCGTTCCACTTACCGGCCGACCAGAGGAACTGA
- a CDS encoding NHL repeat-containing protein produces the protein MNRRTFLKAASAGPLLLGTTARGQTATPVVGSGEHRYECHHNWGTLPPDYVWQTTHNVALDAEGNVYITHQGVGKGMDTVLVFDPRGRFVRSFGKEWHGGGHGIEIRREGSEEFCYLANTWTPTMKLVKTDLRGRVVWQKGRPDCPEYAPRPGGKEPNGMITPPYNPTNISFLPDGGFTVGDGYGSNHLLNYDREGRLVKVFSGTGTDKGKCRTPHGNWLDTRDAANPRIVVCDRANARLQTFTLGGDVVDATESGKSVLFPANADTRGNVLLVPDLHARVSLFGPGLTPIVHLGDDEEWRKRVLDGFKIRQQPRDWLPGKFVHPHDAAFDKDGNIFVVEWVSTGRVTFLRKVS, from the coding sequence ATGAACCGCCGCACGTTCCTGAAGGCCGCTTCCGCCGGACCGCTGCTCCTCGGCACTACCGCTCGCGGGCAAACCGCCACGCCCGTGGTCGGCAGCGGCGAGCACCGCTACGAGTGCCACCACAACTGGGGCACGCTTCCGCCCGACTACGTCTGGCAGACCACACACAACGTCGCACTCGACGCCGAGGGGAACGTCTACATCACGCACCAGGGCGTCGGGAAGGGGATGGACACCGTACTGGTGTTCGACCCGCGCGGCCGGTTCGTGCGGTCGTTCGGCAAGGAGTGGCACGGCGGCGGCCACGGCATCGAAATCCGCCGCGAGGGCTCCGAGGAGTTCTGCTACCTGGCGAACACCTGGACGCCGACGATGAAGCTGGTGAAGACCGACCTGCGCGGCCGCGTCGTGTGGCAGAAGGGCCGGCCCGATTGCCCCGAGTACGCCCCACGGCCCGGCGGCAAGGAGCCGAACGGCATGATCACGCCGCCGTACAACCCGACCAACATCAGCTTCCTGCCGGACGGCGGGTTCACCGTCGGCGACGGGTACGGCTCGAACCACCTGCTCAACTACGACCGCGAGGGGCGGCTCGTGAAGGTGTTCAGCGGCACCGGCACCGACAAGGGGAAGTGCCGCACCCCGCACGGCAACTGGCTCGACACCCGCGACGCCGCCAACCCGCGCATCGTCGTCTGCGACCGCGCCAATGCCCGCCTTCAAACCTTCACCCTCGGCGGCGACGTCGTCGACGCCACCGAATCCGGCAAGTCGGTACTGTTCCCGGCGAACGCCGACACCCGCGGCAACGTGCTGCTGGTGCCGGACCTGCACGCCCGTGTGAGCCTCTTCGGGCCGGGGCTTACGCCGATCGTCCACCTCGGCGACGACGAGGAGTGGCGGAAGCGGGTGCTGGACGGGTTCAAGATTCGCCAGCAGCCGCGGGACTGGCTGCCCGGCAAGTTCGTCCACCCGCACGACGCGGCATTCGACAAGGACGGCAACATCTTCGTGGTCGAGTGGGTGTCCACCGGCCGGGTGACGTTCCTCCGCAAGGTGAGCTGA
- a CDS encoding sulfatase family protein — protein sequence MFRHVLAVALVTGLSSPTAAADAPKHVVLLVADDLGLQLGCYGDATARTPNLDRLAAQGTRFTHGFASVASCSASRATLLTGMPTHQCGQFGHAHAEHNVHSFRTVRSLPQLLNAAGYRTGVVGKLHVLPQAVYPFHVEAPARNVVQIATQVRQFLAGREGKPFFLHVGFAEPHRTAKGFGNQEKQPAGVPAVTFDPKTVAIPSFLPDNADARGEWAEYLQAVARLDHGVGLVLRELELAGVLNDTLVIFLSDNGPPFQGAKTTLYDPGVHLPLVVRRPGTKHVATTAAMASWTDIAPTILDWAGVPAPKGLPGRSIAPGLTHANPEGWNHVYGSHQFHEITMYYPTRMVRTRTHKYLLNLAHGLEVPHASDLWASPTWQGVLSRGDRMFGRRTVAAYLNRPREELYDLTADQDELRNLAADPAAAGVLGQLRASCRAWQEATSDPWVVKYRHE from the coding sequence ATGTTCCGCCATGTACTCGCCGTCGCGCTGGTCACAGGCCTGAGCTCACCGACGGCCGCGGCTGACGCACCGAAGCACGTCGTACTTCTTGTGGCCGACGACCTCGGGTTGCAACTCGGCTGCTACGGCGACGCCACCGCCCGCACCCCGAACCTCGACCGCCTCGCCGCCCAGGGGACCCGCTTCACCCACGGCTTCGCCAGCGTCGCGTCGTGCAGTGCCAGCCGAGCCACACTCCTGACCGGGATGCCGACTCACCAGTGCGGCCAGTTCGGGCACGCACACGCCGAGCACAACGTTCACAGCTTCCGGACGGTCCGCAGCCTGCCGCAGCTCCTCAACGCCGCCGGCTACCGAACGGGCGTCGTCGGCAAGTTGCACGTTCTGCCGCAGGCGGTGTACCCGTTCCACGTCGAGGCACCCGCCCGAAACGTCGTGCAGATTGCTACTCAGGTGCGGCAGTTCCTCGCCGGTCGGGAGGGGAAGCCGTTCTTCCTGCACGTCGGGTTCGCGGAACCCCACCGCACGGCAAAGGGGTTCGGCAACCAGGAGAAGCAACCGGCCGGCGTCCCGGCAGTGACGTTCGATCCCAAAACTGTGGCGATCCCGTCGTTCCTGCCGGACAACGCCGACGCCCGCGGCGAGTGGGCCGAGTACCTTCAGGCGGTCGCTCGGCTCGACCACGGCGTCGGGCTCGTGCTCCGCGAGCTGGAACTGGCCGGCGTGCTGAACGACACGCTCGTCATCTTCCTGAGCGACAACGGCCCGCCGTTCCAGGGCGCGAAGACGACGCTGTACGACCCCGGCGTCCACCTGCCGCTGGTCGTTCGCAGGCCGGGCACGAAGCACGTCGCCACCACCGCCGCGATGGCGAGCTGGACCGACATCGCGCCGACGATCCTGGACTGGGCCGGCGTTCCCGCTCCGAAGGGGCTTCCGGGCCGCTCGATCGCCCCCGGGCTGACGCATGCAAACCCGGAGGGCTGGAACCACGTGTACGGCTCGCACCAGTTCCACGAGATCACGATGTACTACCCGACGCGGATGGTCCGCACCCGGACGCACAAGTACCTCCTCAACCTGGCGCACGGGCTGGAAGTGCCGCACGCCAGCGACTTGTGGGCGTCGCCGACGTGGCAGGGCGTGCTGAGCCGCGGCGACCGAATGTTCGGCCGGCGGACCGTGGCGGCGTACCTGAACCGGCCGCGCGAGGAACTGTACGACCTCACGGCCGACCAGGACGAGCTGCGGAACCTGGCTGCTGACCCGGCCGCGGCGGGTGTGCTGGGGCAGCTCCGTGCGAGTTGCCGGGCGTGGCAGGAAGCGACGAGCGACCCCTGGGTCGTGAAGTACCGTCACGAGTGA